One genomic window of Cellulophaga sp. Hel_I_12 includes the following:
- a CDS encoding DUF6638 family protein — protein MEKLNAAGLFGGAVVQLSGSLAIRYNECLALLGVPPTKLKSFSIDGMGWSPEISEEKKEAYYLNTGDANVNAIIISPEQEGKPLHMPFHSFDRDVLETVFKAYHREIRDITKDSALVLHIDQQIDTFFEPFDLLRYDTIEVSFVLLNQLDEKQMEQEAFINLFHRNNNFIDREVHQQLLTSAKTYGDLRGRKLRLDPIKLKITSFYTNAFGGVFVLKEGLKELLVFEEEKVFKNAINDTTHDVLLFHTSHTELLEILVTHLLLDKDFKTAMKSPRYERIKKHIFAEHSHKTEHPLAEILDSHFLFKRYLNQLPLEIQKKISGAEVYFQKLILDKTLKITDFVADDYITLLHEPHSSLREEEKELIWKLLVKIMPKDPVHLFWYDKALFYQLYTHWDDSYKDWVIQEILENNKKYAV, from the coding sequence ATGGAAAAACTAAATGCAGCAGGTTTATTTGGGGGCGCAGTAGTGCAACTGTCCGGTTCTTTAGCCATTCGGTATAACGAGTGTTTGGCATTGCTCGGTGTGCCTCCAACAAAGCTAAAAAGTTTCTCGATTGATGGCATGGGTTGGAGTCCAGAAATTTCTGAAGAGAAAAAGGAAGCTTATTATTTAAACACTGGGGATGCCAATGTAAATGCGATCATCATTTCTCCAGAACAAGAAGGAAAGCCATTGCACATGCCTTTTCATAGTTTTGATCGTGATGTGCTTGAAACTGTTTTTAAGGCGTATCATCGAGAAATTCGAGATATTACTAAAGATTCGGCTTTGGTATTACACATAGACCAGCAGATCGATACTTTTTTTGAGCCATTTGATTTGTTGCGTTATGATACGATTGAAGTTAGTTTCGTACTATTAAATCAGTTAGACGAAAAACAAATGGAACAAGAGGCTTTTATCAATCTTTTTCATAGAAATAATAACTTTATTGACCGTGAAGTGCATCAGCAATTACTTACCTCAGCTAAAACCTATGGCGATTTAAGAGGTCGAAAATTACGATTAGACCCTATAAAGCTCAAAATAACCTCCTTTTATACCAATGCATTTGGGGGTGTTTTTGTATTAAAAGAAGGTTTAAAAGAACTTTTGGTGTTTGAGGAAGAAAAAGTTTTTAAAAATGCGATTAATGATACTACGCACGATGTGTTGCTTTTTCATACCAGTCACACCGAGCTTTTAGAAATCTTAGTAACACACTTACTCCTTGATAAAGATTTTAAAACGGCTATGAAATCACCAAGATATGAACGCATTAAAAAACACATTTTTGCTGAACATAGTCATAAAACGGAGCATCCCTTAGCAGAGATTTTAGATAGCCATTTTTTGTTTAAACGCTATTTGAATCAATTACCTCTGGAAATTCAGAAAAAAATCTCTGGTGCAGAAGTGTACTTTCAGAAATTAATTCTAGATAAAACCTTGAAAATAACTGATTTTGTTGCCGACGACTATATCACACTATTACACGAACCACATTCATCTTTGCGTGAAGAAGAAAAAGAATTGATTTGGAAGTTGTTAGTGAAGATAATGCCTAAAGATCCAGTACATTTATTTTGGTACGATAAAGCCTTATTTTATCAGCTTTATACCCATTGGGATGATTCTTACAAAGACTGGGTGATCCAAGAAATTTTAGAAAACAATAAAAAATACGCGGTATGA
- a CDS encoding AAA family ATPase produces MEHNSTFPIKLAELDTLRNEATSYLKGIQWEQGSKAKARDKEQKDESILLYLSKANGTNTSDVVSVSKTILALKKRLITDSVAIPLHLNHALFALQEGLTLGIWLKDSYFDSSGLSSLNQQKSVLDVAQRREYDAKLQTATAFMLHGIAYRILHELKPLTQDDLSVMKNKFAGIPELSVMSPIKGVSCLLFYYEKYLAHPEIITSDVEVLNFTVVFFEALLSEIQMRLSTFEYTETITDRTYKLEKSEFAVSGWENVLEGTAKSVEFNTIKFEEIVGNRDAKHFARRLTERMLSYDFEAKKNPFLELGGFMPVFMGYGIPGTGKSMLIAAIATKLKEHCDTLDIPFLFHPMPDTLISTFQGGSAEKMVQWMKPLQDPSKLIFAPIDDAENNLQERTAQGVSAGVKEVIGVFLRYTEGAYAINYGNSAIGLFTNLPEMLDKAVISRVQGRFKIDGARTLPDFMDQDYLWWRKFEKTMPDFVNMKNPEQYQFLSEQGLAKSLGEILNNSDKPTEAKILEIYEATEAKHGTTEHLFFAQLYQNIQKEFPFFSSRDIRNIQSAISLRLTDFDLPEDWFNEPDLYFKKDYDTKLNMLKGLMKQNMQGLNFSDIRRQETVRYLDNVAAIADTDFKRKVEGRVHDLKVQLAANKLFDSEK; encoded by the coding sequence ATGGAGCACAATAGTACTTTTCCAATAAAATTAGCGGAGTTAGATACCCTTCGCAATGAGGCTACATCCTATTTAAAAGGCATACAATGGGAGCAAGGAAGTAAGGCCAAAGCGCGTGATAAAGAACAAAAAGACGAATCTATTTTGCTCTATCTTTCTAAAGCCAACGGTACTAATACTAGTGACGTTGTTTCTGTTTCTAAAACCATTTTAGCCTTAAAAAAACGCTTGATTACCGATTCTGTAGCGATTCCGTTGCATTTAAATCATGCTTTATTTGCCTTGCAAGAAGGCCTAACTCTAGGAATTTGGTTAAAGGACAGCTATTTTGATAGCTCGGGCTTATCAAGCTTGAACCAACAAAAATCTGTATTAGATGTTGCTCAAAGGCGCGAGTATGATGCTAAACTACAAACCGCAACAGCCTTTATGCTGCACGGCATTGCCTATCGTATTTTGCACGAATTAAAACCACTTACGCAAGACGATTTAAGTGTCATGAAAAATAAGTTTGCAGGCATTCCAGAGCTCTCTGTTATGTCGCCCATAAAAGGGGTTTCTTGTCTACTTTTTTATTATGAAAAGTATTTAGCACATCCTGAAATAATCACATCCGATGTTGAAGTGCTTAATTTTACCGTGGTATTTTTCGAAGCCTTACTCAGCGAAATTCAAATGCGATTAAGCACATTTGAATATACAGAGACGATTACCGATAGAACCTACAAACTAGAAAAAAGCGAATTTGCAGTTTCAGGCTGGGAAAATGTGTTAGAAGGAACGGCAAAAAGTGTTGAATTTAATACCATTAAGTTCGAAGAGATTGTGGGTAACCGAGACGCTAAACATTTTGCACGCCGTTTAACAGAGCGCATGTTGAGTTACGATTTTGAAGCCAAAAAGAATCCTTTTTTAGAATTAGGAGGGTTTATGCCCGTTTTTATGGGTTACGGAATTCCAGGAACAGGAAAAAGTATGCTGATTGCAGCTATCGCTACTAAATTAAAAGAACATTGCGATACTTTAGACATTCCGTTTTTATTCCATCCCATGCCAGATACCTTAATTTCTACGTTTCAAGGGGGGTCTGCCGAAAAAATGGTACAATGGATGAAGCCTTTGCAAGACCCTAGCAAATTAATTTTTGCCCCCATTGATGATGCGGAGAATAATTTACAAGAACGAACTGCTCAAGGGGTTTCCGCTGGTGTTAAAGAAGTTATCGGGGTGTTTTTACGCTATACAGAAGGCGCCTATGCTATTAATTATGGCAATAGCGCCATAGGTTTATTTACCAACCTACCAGAGATGCTCGATAAGGCCGTTATTTCTCGAGTACAGGGCAGATTTAAGATTGATGGTGCTCGTACCCTACCCGATTTTATGGATCAAGATTATTTATGGTGGCGTAAGTTTGAAAAAACGATGCCTGATTTCGTGAATATGAAAAATCCGGAGCAATACCAATTTTTAAGTGAACAAGGATTAGCAAAGAGTTTAGGTGAAATTTTAAACAACAGCGATAAACCAACAGAAGCTAAAATTTTAGAAATTTACGAAGCAACGGAAGCCAAACACGGTACCACTGAACATTTGTTTTTTGCACAATTGTATCAAAATATTCAAAAGGAATTTCCTTTCTTTTCTTCAAGAGATATTAGAAATATCCAAAGTGCTATTTCCTTACGATTAACCGATTTTGATTTGCCTGAAGACTGGTTTAATGAGCCTGACTTATATTTTAAAAAAGATTACGATACTAAACTAAACATGCTAAAAGGATTGATGAAGCAAAATATGCAAGGACTTAATTTCTCGGATATTAGAAGACAAGAAACCGTTCGGTATTTAGATAATGTAGCCGCCATAGCGGATACCGATTTTAAACGAAAAGTTGAGGGACGCGTACACGATTTAAAAGTGCAATTAGCGGCTAATAAACTGTTTGATTCAGAAAAGTAA
- a CDS encoding N-acetylmuramoyl-L-alanine amidase-like domain-containing protein codes for MKKTGLLLILCLCISFSFAQHIVCSAQDTATFTTKIKEFVKLPKQPMGNTVVAIGKSFLGTPYVAKTLEIGETEVLVINFQGFDCTTFIENVLAFTMMVKKEQSNFDDFTKNLETIRYKNGILNGYSSRLHYFSEWIANNQLKGLIKDITAEIGGTPITKEINFMSTHRELYPFLKVNDANLEKIKASENYLNSQEICILPQDQISANEYLIQSGDIIALTTSIKGLDITHTGIATREIDGRIHLLHASTSGAVEVSKLPLADYLKGIKSNTGIMVARVSLF; via the coding sequence ATGAAAAAGACAGGTCTCTTATTGATATTATGTTTATGTATAAGCTTTAGTTTTGCGCAACACATCGTTTGTTCTGCTCAGGACACAGCCACTTTTACGACTAAGATTAAGGAGTTTGTCAAGCTGCCAAAGCAACCTATGGGCAATACGGTAGTTGCTATTGGAAAATCGTTTTTAGGTACGCCTTATGTCGCAAAAACCTTAGAAATTGGCGAAACAGAAGTCCTGGTGATTAATTTTCAAGGGTTTGATTGTACTACGTTTATAGAAAATGTTTTGGCTTTTACAATGATGGTCAAAAAAGAACAATCAAATTTTGATGATTTTACTAAAAATTTGGAGACCATTCGGTATAAAAATGGCATATTGAATGGCTACTCATCTCGTTTACATTACTTTTCGGAATGGATTGCAAACAATCAGTTGAAGGGTTTAATTAAAGACATTACTGCTGAAATTGGAGGTACGCCGATCACCAAAGAAATTAATTTTATGAGTACCCACCGAGAATTATATCCTTTTTTAAAAGTTAATGATGCTAATTTAGAAAAAATAAAAGCCTCAGAAAACTACTTAAACAGTCAAGAAATTTGCATTTTACCGCAAGATCAAATTTCAGCCAATGAGTACTTGATTCAGTCTGGGGATATTATTGCCTTAACCACATCGATTAAAGGTTTAGACATCACCCATACAGGCATTGCTACGCGAGAAATAGATGGTCGCATTCATTTATTACATGCCTCTACTTCTGGTGCTGTGGAAGTTTCAAAATTGCCTTTAGCAGATTATTTGAAAGGGATAAAGAGTAATACAGGGATTATGGTGGCGAGGGTAAGCCTCTTCTAG
- a CDS encoding ThuA domain-containing protein — protein sequence MNIVLKSSLILTLVACTSCGSSKIDQQVVLNDTEPFKVSMSKVKNATPQILVFTKTAGYRHKSIDKGVETLKELGVLHNFGITQTEDSLAFSTANLKKYQLVLFLSTTGDVLGSDQQKVFEKYIADGGSFLGVHAATDTEYEWPWYNKLVGAYFESHPEQQEAVLTVSMPNHQSTAHLDSTWTHFDEWYNFKNLNPEVQVLLKLDERSYVGGKNGDQHPIAWFHEFGGGRSFYTGLGHTVEAYDDPDFRQHLLGGILWCLKK from the coding sequence ATGAACATAGTACTAAAAAGTAGCTTAATTTTAACCCTGGTGGCATGTACCTCTTGTGGTAGTTCAAAAATTGATCAACAAGTGGTTTTAAATGACACCGAGCCCTTCAAGGTTTCTATGTCAAAAGTAAAAAACGCAACCCCGCAAATTTTAGTATTCACAAAAACAGCAGGGTATAGGCATAAATCTATTGATAAAGGCGTTGAAACGCTGAAGGAATTAGGTGTTCTGCATAATTTTGGCATCACCCAGACCGAAGATTCTTTAGCTTTTTCAACGGCAAATCTTAAAAAATACCAATTAGTATTATTCTTAAGTACTACTGGTGATGTTTTAGGAAGTGACCAACAAAAGGTATTTGAAAAATATATAGCAGATGGTGGTAGCTTTTTAGGCGTGCACGCTGCTACAGATACCGAATACGAATGGCCTTGGTATAATAAATTGGTGGGTGCTTACTTTGAAAGCCACCCCGAACAACAAGAAGCGGTACTCACTGTGAGTATGCCTAATCACCAATCTACTGCCCATCTAGATTCCACTTGGACACACTTTGATGAATGGTATAATTTTAAAAATTTAAATCCTGAAGTACAGGTGTTGCTAAAATTAGATGAAAGGAGTTACGTGGGCGGCAAAAATGGGGATCAGCACCCGATTGCCTGGTTTCATGAATTTGGTGGTGGCCGTTCATTTTATACGGGCTTAGGACATACCGTTGAAGCATATGACGATCCTGATTTTAGGCAGCATTTGCTAGGTGGTATACTTTGGTGCTTGAAAAAGTAG
- a CDS encoding helix-turn-helix transcriptional regulator yields the protein MEEKNIAKGSFDEILIDHGFFVLKIQNDDTHKQTVSRQIDSSFIQFHFCLKGNAKFIFNEGRYALEVPEENSLLLYNTKVDLPLNLELQANSWLVSIIMTIQKFHSLFSNEADYIPFLSNDNKEKKYYNQEAFSPAIAVILSQMMNYNLHHSIKELYIKGKVYELISLYFNKSNDAAIDQCPFLADEDNVRRIRKAKEIMISRMAEPPTLTELSDEIGLSLKKLKEGFKQIYGDSVFSFLFDYKMDYARKMLESGQHNVNEVGLKVGYSTSSHFIAAFKKKYGTTPKKYLMALAS from the coding sequence ATGGAAGAAAAAAACATCGCTAAAGGTTCCTTTGATGAAATTTTAATTGATCACGGTTTTTTCGTGTTAAAAATTCAGAATGATGACACTCATAAACAAACAGTTAGCAGGCAAATAGACAGTTCCTTTATACAATTTCACTTTTGTTTAAAAGGCAATGCTAAGTTTATTTTTAATGAAGGTCGCTATGCTTTGGAAGTTCCTGAAGAGAATTCACTTTTGTTATACAATACTAAGGTAGATTTACCTTTAAATCTAGAACTACAAGCAAATTCTTGGTTGGTATCTATCATCATGACGATACAAAAATTTCATTCCTTATTTTCTAACGAAGCTGATTATATTCCTTTTCTAAGCAATGACAATAAGGAGAAAAAATACTATAACCAAGAAGCGTTTAGTCCAGCGATCGCCGTTATTTTGAGTCAGATGATGAACTACAATTTGCATCACTCTATAAAGGAACTTTACATCAAGGGGAAAGTATATGAACTTATATCGCTCTACTTTAATAAAAGTAATGACGCCGCCATAGATCAATGTCCCTTTTTAGCAGATGAAGACAATGTTCGCAGAATCCGCAAAGCAAAAGAAATTATGATTAGTCGCATGGCAGAACCACCAACCCTGACCGAATTATCTGACGAAATAGGACTTTCATTAAAAAAACTAAAAGAGGGTTTTAAACAAATTTATGGGGATTCCGTTTTTAGTTTTTTATTTGATTATAAAATGGATTACGCACGTAAAATGTTAGAAAGCGGTCAGCATAATGTCAACGAAGTTGGTTTAAAAGTAGGTTATAGCACCTCAAGTCATTTTATAGCCGCCTTCAAGAAAAAATACGGAACAACCCCTAAAAAATATTTAATGGCCTTGGCCAGCTAA
- the hemA gene encoding glutamyl-tRNA reductase, translated as MKDYHISKHNSFYTIGLNYKKADAEIRGKFSLVEASIDNLLMQAKAQGIDGLLVTSTCNRTELYGFAQHPFQLIKLLCDNTLGTVEEFQEVAYVYKNNDAISHLFRVGTGLDSQILGDFEIISQLRQSFNRSKKFNIANPFLERLCNSVIQASKRIKNDTEISSGATSVAFASVQYIFKTIPDISDKNILLFGTGKIGRNTCENLIKHTKNSQITLINRTKDKAQRIAGKFDLVVKDYGDLQTEIRNSDVLIVATGAQSPTISKEMIHTKKPLLILDLSIPKNVAFDVTDLPNVSLVHLDQLSQITDDNLERRKQFIPEAEAIIEHIKDEFIQWLETRKFAPVIKALKKKLKTMKDEELNFQSKKLTDFNSVQADIVSERIIQKITKQFANHLKGDDIDADNSLALIQKVFQLELETK; from the coding sequence ATGAAAGATTACCATATTTCCAAACATAATTCATTTTACACTATTGGTCTCAACTACAAAAAAGCTGATGCCGAAATACGTGGAAAATTTAGTTTAGTAGAAGCTTCTATCGATAACTTATTGATGCAAGCCAAAGCTCAAGGTATTGACGGCCTTTTGGTAACTTCCACCTGCAACAGAACTGAACTTTATGGTTTTGCGCAGCATCCTTTTCAATTGATCAAATTACTATGTGATAATACGTTAGGCACGGTTGAAGAGTTTCAAGAAGTGGCCTATGTCTACAAGAATAATGACGCCATAAGTCACCTATTTAGAGTGGGTACTGGCTTAGACAGTCAAATTCTAGGCGATTTTGAAATTATAAGTCAACTACGTCAGAGTTTTAATCGGTCCAAAAAGTTTAATATCGCGAATCCGTTTTTAGAGCGTTTGTGCAATTCGGTGATCCAAGCTAGTAAACGTATTAAAAATGACACAGAGATTTCCTCAGGGGCTACCTCTGTTGCATTTGCCTCTGTGCAATACATTTTCAAAACAATACCGGATATCTCCGATAAAAATATTTTGCTCTTTGGCACCGGTAAAATTGGAAGAAATACCTGTGAGAATTTAATAAAACATACGAAAAACTCCCAAATAACGCTTATCAATAGAACTAAAGATAAGGCGCAAAGAATTGCGGGAAAGTTCGATTTAGTGGTCAAAGATTACGGCGACCTGCAAACAGAGATTAGAAATTCTGATGTTCTCATCGTGGCGACAGGAGCACAATCGCCTACTATTTCGAAAGAGATGATTCACACCAAAAAACCCCTATTAATTTTAGATTTATCGATTCCAAAAAATGTGGCTTTTGATGTCACTGATTTACCCAATGTAAGCCTGGTACATTTAGATCAGCTTTCACAAATTACGGATGATAATTTAGAAAGAAGAAAGCAGTTTATTCCAGAAGCTGAAGCTATTATTGAGCATATAAAAGATGAGTTTATTCAGTGGTTAGAAACTCGAAAATTTGCTCCCGTCATCAAAGCCCTAAAAAAGAAATTAAAGACGATGAAAGATGAAGAACTCAACTTTCAAAGCAAAAAACTAACAGATTTTAATTCGGTTCAAGCCGATATTGTTTCTGAACGCATTATTCAAAAAATAACCAAACAATTTGCCAATCACTTAAAAGGCGATGATATTGATGCAGATAACAGTTTAGCATTAATTCAAAAAGTGTTTCAATTAGAATTAGAAACCAAATGA
- the hemC gene encoding hydroxymethylbilane synthase has product MSKTIRIGTRDSELALWQANTVKKQLEEQGYQTVLVPVKSMGDLVLDKPLHELGITGVFTKALDVAMLKGQIDIAVHSMKDVPTVLPKGIIQAAVLKRGNYMDILAFKNNEEFLSQEKATIATGSLRRKAQWLNRYPTHTVVDLRGNVQTRAEKLDHNDWNGAIFAAAGLERVGLEFENTIGLTWMVPAPAQGAVVIVALDNDDFSRKACAELNDKETQICTGLERQFLNILEGGCTAPIGALSTIKDKNISLKGVLLSVDGKKKLEVEFTSVLGKHENLAIAAAERIFERGGRNLMREIAGLTKEPTIFSTKKLTVAQLAQFNPEISVASEDFLRINLNRIPKLTLKKELQNVIITSQNAVEAILASISPEELQFKNIYCVGRKTKRLIEKHIGKVTHFESQGKDLANYLVEYLEGTDVTYFCSDIRLDTIPTVLEQNNISVHEIEAYSTKEAPVKIPKSTRAVLFYSPSAVQSYLQVNTSDLIAYCIGETTAEEARKSFSEVRVAQTATIEGVIDLVNKK; this is encoded by the coding sequence ATGAGTAAAACAATCCGCATTGGAACACGCGATAGTGAATTAGCACTATGGCAAGCAAATACCGTAAAAAAGCAGCTAGAAGAACAGGGATACCAAACGGTATTAGTCCCTGTAAAATCTATGGGCGACTTAGTTTTAGATAAACCGCTTCATGAATTGGGCATTACTGGGGTATTTACAAAAGCATTAGATGTGGCCATGCTGAAAGGTCAAATTGATATTGCTGTTCATTCAATGAAAGATGTGCCTACGGTTTTGCCAAAAGGCATCATTCAAGCGGCAGTTCTAAAGCGTGGAAATTATATGGATATTCTTGCTTTTAAAAACAACGAAGAATTTTTATCCCAAGAAAAAGCTACGATCGCTACGGGCAGCTTACGAAGAAAAGCACAATGGCTGAACAGATACCCAACCCATACAGTCGTTGATTTACGCGGCAACGTACAAACCCGTGCTGAAAAGTTAGACCATAACGATTGGAATGGCGCCATTTTCGCGGCAGCAGGTCTAGAACGTGTAGGCCTAGAATTTGAAAACACTATTGGTTTAACTTGGATGGTGCCCGCACCAGCACAAGGCGCAGTTGTGATTGTCGCTTTAGATAACGATGATTTTTCGAGAAAAGCTTGTGCAGAATTAAACGATAAGGAAACTCAAATTTGTACTGGTTTAGAGCGTCAATTTTTAAATATTTTAGAGGGTGGGTGTACCGCACCTATTGGAGCTTTATCGACCATTAAAGATAAAAACATAAGTCTAAAAGGTGTGTTGTTAAGTGTTGATGGAAAAAAGAAGCTAGAGGTAGAATTTACTTCTGTTCTTGGAAAACATGAAAACTTAGCAATAGCAGCTGCAGAACGTATCTTCGAGCGTGGAGGTAGAAACTTGATGCGTGAAATTGCCGGCTTAACAAAAGAACCTACTATTTTCTCTACAAAAAAATTAACAGTCGCTCAATTGGCGCAATTTAATCCTGAGATTTCGGTCGCTTCTGAAGATTTCCTGCGTATCAACTTGAACAGGATTCCGAAACTGACTTTAAAAAAAGAACTACAGAATGTCATTATTACAAGCCAAAATGCCGTTGAAGCAATTTTGGCAAGCATAAGTCCTGAGGAACTTCAATTTAAAAATATTTACTGCGTTGGGCGTAAAACCAAACGATTGATAGAAAAACATATTGGAAAGGTGACCCATTTTGAATCCCAAGGGAAAGACCTTGCCAACTATTTAGTGGAGTATTTAGAGGGCACGGACGTGACGTATTTTTGTAGTGATATTCGCTTAGATACCATACCGACTGTTTTGGAACAGAACAATATAAGCGTGCATGAAATTGAAGCATATAGCACCAAAGAGGCTCCCGTTAAAATACCAAAAAGCACGCGTGCTGTGCTTTTTTATAGTCCGTCAGCGGTGCAAAGTTATCTTCAAGTAAATACCTCAGACCTTATAGCGTATTGTATTGGAGAAACAACAGCAGAAGAAGCTAGGAAAAGTTTTTCTGAGGTTAGGGTTGCTCAAACGGCAACTATTGAGGGTGTTATTGATTTAGTGAATAAAAAATAA
- a CDS encoding VOC family protein: MFDSIIPKLPMRNKIITEDYYVDQLGFERVSTVDYDDYLMLKKEAVEIHFFKFTALNIKENYGQVYIRTSAIDEVYQSFLNKDVAIHPNGSIQTKPWGQREFSLLDPDSNLLTFGQKVEL, translated from the coding sequence ATGTTCGACTCCATTATTCCAAAATTACCGATGCGTAATAAAATCATTACTGAGGACTATTATGTTGATCAACTAGGTTTTGAAAGGGTTAGCACTGTAGATTATGACGATTACCTAATGTTGAAAAAAGAGGCTGTTGAAATTCATTTTTTTAAGTTTACAGCGCTAAACATAAAAGAAAATTACGGGCAAGTATATATTAGAACTTCTGCTATTGATGAAGTTTACCAATCATTTTTAAATAAAGATGTAGCGATTCACCCCAATGGTTCCATACAAACCAAACCTTGGGGACAACGAGAATTTTCGCTACTTGACCCAGATAGTAATCTGTTAACTTTTGGTCAAAAAGTAGAATTGTAG
- the hemE gene encoding uroporphyrinogen decarboxylase: MLKNDLFLRALKGETVERPPVWMMRQAGRYLPEFMEIKKEFDFFTRCQTPDLASEITVQPIRRYGMDAAILFSDILVIPQAMNIEVLMKPDFGPYLPKPIRSQKDVDSVVVPDVNIELGYVMEAIKATKEKLNDEVPLIGFAGSPWTILCYCVQGQGSKNFDKAKEFCFTQPVAAHQLLQKITDTTIAYLKAKVKAGVNAVQVFDSWGGMLSPTDYKEFSWSYIQQIIDALKDETPVIVFGKGCWFALGDMAKSGAAALGVDWTCSPKNARYLTGGNITLQGNFDPTRLLSPPADIKRMVTQMINEFGKDKYVVNLGHGILPNVPVENAKAFIDAVKEYKA, from the coding sequence ATGTTAAAAAACGATTTATTTCTAAGAGCTTTAAAGGGAGAAACTGTAGAACGTCCACCCGTCTGGATGATGCGTCAAGCAGGGCGTTACTTGCCTGAATTTATGGAAATCAAAAAAGAATTTGATTTTTTTACCCGTTGCCAAACGCCAGATTTAGCTTCTGAAATTACGGTACAGCCAATTCGACGTTATGGAATGGATGCGGCTATTTTATTTTCTGATATTTTAGTAATTCCACAAGCCATGAATATTGAGGTGCTCATGAAACCCGATTTTGGACCCTATTTACCTAAGCCTATTCGGTCTCAAAAAGATGTGGATAGCGTGGTAGTTCCTGATGTAAATATTGAGTTAGGCTACGTTATGGAAGCGATTAAGGCCACCAAAGAAAAATTAAATGATGAAGTACCTTTAATTGGGTTTGCAGGTTCCCCATGGACTATTTTATGTTACTGTGTTCAAGGGCAGGGCAGTAAAAATTTTGACAAAGCCAAGGAATTTTGTTTTACACAACCGGTAGCTGCACATCAATTATTGCAAAAAATTACCGATACTACGATTGCTTATTTAAAGGCTAAGGTAAAAGCGGGTGTTAACGCCGTGCAAGTCTTTGATTCATGGGGAGGCATGCTGTCCCCAACGGATTATAAAGAGTTTTCTTGGAGCTATATTCAACAAATTATTGATGCATTAAAAGATGAAACTCCTGTCATTGTGTTCGGAAAAGGATGCTGGTTTGCACTTGGCGATATGGCGAAATCTGGTGCTGCCGCCCTTGGTGTTGACTGGACTTGTTCTCCTAAAAATGCACGGTATTTAACAGGTGGAAATATAACCTTACAAGGTAATTTTGATCCTACTCGCTTATTATCGCCACCGGCGGATATTAAACGTATGGTAACGCAAATGATTAATGAATTTGGGAAAGATAAATATGTAGTGAACTTAGGTCATGGTATTCTACCCAATGTGCCTGTGGAAAATGCGAAAGCGTTTATTGATGCAGTGAAAGAGTATAAAGCATAA
- a CDS encoding GNAT family N-acetyltransferase, with product MIFDLESHTVEAIQAKDAWRICDFMVSNSDRLKRFFPKTLEQNVNPNLSEIFVAEKLQAFQDKQEFLFTLKEKEHRTIIGLLYLKKIDWTKKKGELAYCVGYQYEGKGIITNTIRYISSWAFDDMGLKILQIITHTSNFASLKVAEKCGFHWQKTLRNEHTPPNEKPLDMELFEKYDEMTLSNS from the coding sequence TTGATTTTTGATCTGGAATCACATACCGTTGAGGCTATACAAGCGAAAGATGCTTGGCGGATTTGTGATTTTATGGTTTCAAATTCGGATCGATTAAAACGCTTTTTCCCTAAGACATTAGAACAAAACGTAAACCCTAATTTATCTGAAATTTTTGTGGCTGAAAAACTTCAGGCGTTTCAGGATAAACAAGAGTTTCTTTTTACCCTTAAAGAAAAGGAGCATCGAACCATTATTGGATTGCTTTATTTGAAAAAAATTGATTGGACTAAAAAGAAAGGCGAACTAGCCTATTGTGTTGGTTATCAATATGAAGGAAAAGGAATTATCACTAATACTATTCGGTATATTTCTTCATGGGCATTTGATGACATGGGCTTAAAAATACTTCAAATCATTACGCATACATCGAATTTTGCTAGCCTTAAGGTTGCTGAAAAATGTGGTTTTCATTGGCAAAAAACGCTACGAAACGAACATACGCCACCTAATGAAAAGCCTTTAGATATGGAGTTATTTGAAAAATATGATGAGATGACGTTGAGCAATAGTTGA